From the genome of Mesorhizobium japonicum MAFF 303099, one region includes:
- a CDS encoding MarR family winged helix-turn-helix transcriptional regulator, which produces MSIAMRPSQALRLWQQVMLSQVRDDAPDLTMRQTAILFTIYLDPPPHTVRGLAARLNVTKPVITRALDTMGALKLVSRHRDELDKRNVLIKRTVEGALFVERFGDGIIARAHELPI; this is translated from the coding sequence ATGTCGATTGCGATGCGCCCGAGCCAGGCCTTGCGACTGTGGCAGCAAGTGATGCTGTCGCAGGTGCGCGACGACGCGCCAGACCTGACCATGCGCCAGACGGCGATCCTGTTCACCATCTATCTCGATCCGCCGCCGCACACCGTGCGCGGGCTCGCCGCCCGCCTCAATGTCACCAAGCCGGTGATCACCCGCGCGCTCGACACGATGGGCGCGCTGAAGCTGGTGTCGCGCCATCGCGACGAACTCGACAAGCGCAACGTGCTGATCAAACGCACGGTCGAGGGCGCGCTCTTTGTCGAGCGCTTCGGCGATGGTATCATCGCCAGAGCCCATGAACTGCCCATCTGA